From Cecembia calidifontis, one genomic window encodes:
- the ilvD gene encoding dihydroxy-acid dehydratase: protein MNLKKYSWEISQNEEHPAGKAMLYATGMSDKQMNQPFLGIASCGYESNPCNMHLNDFAGLIKQASKAHDLTGLVFNTMGISDGISMGTSGMRYSLVSREIIADSIESFILGHSFDACVAVAGCDKNMPGAVMGMLRINRPSIMVYGGTIRSGNYKGEKLNIVSAFEAYGKRIKGEMSDEDYQGVIQNACPGAGACGGMYTANTMSSAIEAMGMSLPYSSSTPATAPEKLKECQAVSRYIKILLEKDIKPKDIVTKKSLENAVRVAVALGGSTNAVLHILAIAKTAGVDFTLEDFKRVNHETPLLGDFKPSGKYLMEDLFEQGGLPAFMKYLLNNGMLHGDCMTVTGKTLAENLADIEPVVPSVVNVIHPIEQPLKETGHLCVLKGNLAPEGAVAKISGKEGKSFTGPARVFDSEVEANEGIKNKLVKKGEVIVIRYIGPKGGPGMPEMLKPTSMIIGAGLGADVALITDGRFSGGTHGFVVGHVTPEAYSGGPIALIHDGDVITIDADTLTLNVALTDEELAERKKKWKNKDLSDLQGTLKKYNKLVASASEGCVTDK from the coding sequence ATGAATTTGAAGAAGTACAGTTGGGAAATCAGTCAGAATGAAGAGCATCCTGCAGGTAAGGCCATGTTGTATGCCACAGGGATGTCGGATAAACAGATGAACCAGCCCTTTTTGGGGATAGCCAGTTGTGGCTACGAAAGTAACCCCTGCAACATGCATCTCAATGATTTTGCCGGTCTGATCAAGCAAGCCTCTAAGGCTCATGATCTGACCGGTTTGGTTTTTAATACCATGGGTATTTCCGATGGAATTTCCATGGGAACTTCAGGAATGCGCTATTCTCTGGTGTCCAGAGAAATCATCGCGGATTCCATAGAGTCCTTCATTCTCGGCCATTCTTTTGATGCCTGCGTGGCAGTGGCAGGTTGTGACAAAAATATGCCCGGGGCTGTCATGGGTATGCTGAGGATCAATAGGCCCTCAATCATGGTGTATGGGGGTACGATTCGGTCTGGAAATTATAAAGGCGAAAAACTCAATATTGTTTCTGCTTTTGAAGCTTATGGAAAGCGTATCAAAGGGGAAATGAGTGATGAAGATTATCAGGGTGTTATTCAAAATGCCTGCCCAGGGGCAGGTGCCTGCGGGGGTATGTACACCGCCAACACCATGTCTTCGGCCATTGAGGCCATGGGCATGTCCCTTCCTTACAGCTCTTCTACACCCGCCACCGCCCCAGAGAAGCTGAAAGAATGCCAGGCTGTGTCCCGGTATATCAAGATACTTCTGGAAAAAGATATCAAGCCCAAAGACATTGTCACCAAAAAAAGTTTGGAAAACGCTGTCCGCGTTGCTGTGGCACTTGGTGGCAGTACCAATGCCGTTTTGCATATCCTTGCTATAGCCAAGACAGCAGGGGTAGATTTTACTTTGGAGGACTTCAAGCGGGTAAATCATGAGACGCCCCTTTTGGGAGACTTCAAGCCTTCCGGAAAATACCTGATGGAAGACCTTTTTGAACAGGGCGGTTTGCCTGCCTTTATGAAATACCTGCTCAATAATGGCATGTTGCATGGGGATTGTATGACTGTGACCGGAAAGACTTTGGCAGAAAACCTGGCTGATATTGAGCCTGTGGTTCCTTCTGTGGTGAATGTGATCCATCCGATAGAGCAGCCTCTCAAAGAAACAGGTCACCTCTGTGTGCTTAAGGGCAACCTCGCTCCAGAAGGTGCTGTCGCGAAGATTTCAGGCAAAGAAGGGAAATCCTTTACAGGCCCGGCAAGGGTTTTCGATTCTGAAGTGGAGGCCAATGAAGGTATCAAGAACAAACTCGTGAAAAAAGGAGAGGTAATCGTCATCCGATACATAGGCCCAAAAGGGGGACCGGGTATGCCCGAGATGTTGAAGCCTACCTCCATGATAATCGGAGCGGGTTTGGGTGCTGATGTCGCCCTGATTACCGATGGCAGATTCTCAGGTGGTACCCATGGTTTTGTGGTGGGACATGTGACACCCGAAGCTTATTCCGGAGGGCCAATAGCGCTGATTCATGACGGTGATGTCATTACGATAGATGCTGATACACTCACTTTGAATGTTGCATTGACAGATGAGGAATTGGCGGAAAGAAAGAAAAAGTGGAAGAATAAAGACCTTTCAGATCTTCAGGGAACCCTGAAAAAATACAACAAACTGGTTGCCTCCGCTTCTGAGGGATGTGTGACCGACAAATAA
- the ispE gene encoding 4-(cytidine 5'-diphospho)-2-C-methyl-D-erythritol kinase translates to MICFPNAKINLGLHITAKRKDGYHDIETCMVPIPLFDALEMIEGKKDLFETSGLQIPGTEKDNLIIKALKLLRKDFNDLPPVHIHLHKNIPMGAGLGGGSADAAFALTLMNRLFDLHLEDWFLEDYAAQLGSDCPFFIENTPKIATGIGEILEPVAIDIKGDHILLIKPPVHVGTKEAYAGVKPQAPQHVLKDVLMDKSQWKEKLINDFEANIFPQYPELAEIKAQLYEMGAYYAAMSGSGSTMFGLFKETPPMSDWSSEYFVFEKLV, encoded by the coding sequence ATGATCTGTTTTCCAAATGCCAAAATCAACCTTGGCCTGCATATCACAGCCAAAAGAAAAGACGGCTACCACGACATAGAGACCTGCATGGTTCCTATACCGCTTTTTGATGCTTTGGAAATGATTGAGGGAAAAAAAGACCTTTTTGAAACGAGCGGGTTACAAATTCCGGGGACGGAAAAAGACAACCTGATCATTAAAGCGTTAAAGCTCCTCCGTAAAGATTTCAACGACTTGCCGCCTGTTCATATCCACCTGCATAAAAATATCCCCATGGGTGCAGGCTTGGGCGGGGGATCTGCAGATGCTGCATTTGCGCTCACCCTGATGAACAGACTTTTTGACCTGCACTTGGAAGATTGGTTTTTGGAAGATTATGCAGCACAACTAGGGAGTGATTGTCCCTTTTTTATTGAAAACACCCCTAAAATTGCCACAGGAATAGGAGAAATTCTTGAGCCAGTAGCTATAGATATTAAAGGAGACCATATACTGCTTATCAAGCCTCCGGTACATGTAGGCACCAAGGAAGCTTATGCCGGCGTGAAACCCCAAGCACCCCAACATGTGCTGAAGGATGTACTGATGGACAAAAGTCAATGGAAAGAAAAACTCATCAATGATTTTGAAGCCAATATTTTTCCTCAATACCCTGAGCTAGCAGAAATAAAAGCTCAATTGTATGAAATGGGAGCTTACTATGCAGCCATGTCAGGATCAGGTTCTACCATGTTTGGTTTATTCAAAGAAACCCCACCAATGAGTGATTGGTCTTCAGAATACTTTGTTTTTGAGAAGCTTGTGTAA
- a CDS encoding ribbon-helix-helix domain-containing protein, with protein MTTITTSLPDELVQKLSDYAKTLDVPKNKLIEKALSLYLDHLKRAAYVKSYKKAGNDEDMLSLAEEGMEVYLKQLEDETR; from the coding sequence ATGACAACAATCACTACTTCTTTACCTGATGAGCTTGTCCAAAAGCTCTCGGATTATGCCAAAACCCTGGATGTTCCTAAAAATAAGTTGATCGAAAAGGCACTGAGCCTGTATTTGGATCATCTTAAAAGGGCAGCCTATGTCAAATCCTACAAAAAAGCTGGAAACGATGAGGATATGCTTTCCCTGGCTGAAGAAGGTATGGAAGTCTATTTGAAGCAATTGGAAGATGAAACAAGGTGA
- a CDS encoding type II toxin-antitoxin system PemK/MazF family toxin, translating to MKQGEIWYADLNPVRGSEQAGIRPVVIISGNLLNKYLNVVITVPLTTKIKNYQGNPILQPNNINNLESPSEMMVFHIRSIAKERLVEKIGEISADELKQVLGTLQDITTL from the coding sequence ATGAAACAAGGTGAAATTTGGTATGCCGACTTGAATCCAGTTAGAGGCTCGGAACAAGCTGGAATTAGACCTGTGGTTATTATTAGCGGCAACTTGCTGAACAAGTACTTGAATGTTGTCATCACCGTACCATTGACGACTAAAATCAAAAACTACCAGGGAAATCCTATCCTCCAACCCAATAATATTAATAATTTGGAATCCCCTTCTGAAATGATGGTATTTCATATCCGATCGATTGCCAAGGAGCGCTTGGTAGAGAAGATAGGGGAGATATCTGCTGATGAATTGAAGCAGGTTTTGGGGACCTTACAGGATATTACGACCTTATGA
- a CDS encoding AAA family ATPase encodes MKSKKPLNPFPTTGYYGPEYFCDREEESLKISQFLKNGQSCILIGNRRLGKTALIHHIKEFLPKDWIFIYLDILPTESEREFLDTLGSALLRSFNEKSKLGRRVWDFIKSLHPTISFDQLTGLPQVSFMSVSTEKPIQDILLFLSNLDQNTVIAIDEFQQITQYPEKNTDAWLRSIIQQLQNVYFIFSGSQQSILNELFSSPSKPFFRSASPIKIEKIHHPEYKQFIIRHFDLAGKSIPEKVVDEVLEWTKCYTYYVQMLCNRLYQLPNKQYFREDWQKCANDILKEQEAFFIHYRTLLSPQQWKLLVAIAKTGEVTAPTSKDFIGKNNLGNPSTVFKSLDALLEKDMIIKEYDKGGTTTYEVYDVFFERWIQSLY; translated from the coding sequence ATGAAAAGCAAAAAGCCCTTAAACCCATTCCCAACAACAGGTTATTATGGTCCGGAATACTTTTGTGATAGGGAGGAGGAAAGCCTGAAAATATCCCAATTTTTAAAAAATGGCCAATCCTGTATTTTGATAGGTAACAGAAGGCTTGGCAAAACCGCATTGATTCACCACATCAAAGAATTTCTGCCAAAGGATTGGATCTTTATCTATTTGGATATTCTTCCGACAGAAAGCGAAAGAGAATTTCTTGATACTCTCGGATCAGCTTTATTGAGGAGTTTCAATGAGAAAAGCAAATTAGGAAGAAGAGTTTGGGATTTTATTAAAAGCCTACATCCCACAATTAGTTTCGACCAACTTACAGGTTTGCCACAGGTTAGCTTTATGAGCGTTTCTACGGAAAAACCCATTCAGGATATTTTGCTATTTCTTTCAAATTTGGATCAAAATACGGTCATAGCAATTGATGAATTTCAACAAATCACGCAATACCCTGAAAAAAATACCGATGCTTGGTTAAGATCAATCATTCAACAATTGCAGAACGTGTATTTCATCTTTTCAGGGAGTCAGCAAAGCATTTTAAACGAACTATTTAGCAGTCCCTCCAAGCCATTCTTCAGAAGTGCTAGTCCCATAAAAATCGAAAAAATACATCATCCTGAATACAAGCAATTCATTATTCGTCATTTTGACCTGGCAGGAAAATCAATACCTGAAAAAGTGGTAGATGAAGTGCTGGAATGGACCAAATGCTATACGTATTATGTCCAAATGCTATGTAATAGGCTCTATCAATTACCAAATAAGCAATATTTCAGAGAAGATTGGCAAAAATGCGCCAATGATATACTCAAAGAGCAGGAGGCATTCTTCATCCATTACAGAACACTGCTCAGTCCACAACAATGGAAGCTTTTGGTCGCAATTGCAAAAACGGGGGAGGTAACCGCGCCAACTTCCAAGGATTTTATCGGCAAAAATAACCTTGGCAATCCTTCTACAGTTTTTAAATCTCTAGACGCTCTATTGGAAAAAGATATGATTATAAAAGAATACGACAAAGGTGGCACTACAACCTACGAAGTATATGATGTTTTTTTTGAAAGATGGATACAGAGCCTGTATTGA
- a CDS encoding carboxypeptidase-like regulatory domain-containing protein, with the protein MGIVLDEKTEPVPFASVMLLNPQDSTIINFGQTNFQGEFLIVSEYPVQLFLKVSRLGYQDAYYTTESLGFLTLNVQSKEIELNQYTVEYQEPMRIKSDTTTYDVAAFSDGFERNLEELLKKIPGMTISDNGTVFFNGKAIDKILVEGDDFFSKNYKVLSRNIPPGLLESIEAIENFNDRKLLRGIENSDKTVLNLKFQKGLKASLFGNGSIGGGLPQNYEGNAVLFSLLDKIKVGYIGDINNSGKESLAESEDFLSWESTESLLIKPYFLTAELPLNAFTPFIPNLPKRRYNINNDLLQALQFNGSNNRNYKSNTYALFQQNRIRNTLENFNSFFLNNNTFDVRETGNGNSGIRNLQLRSVHDIELDSLSQITFTLRVNNSLESSVLNSTVETEDRQASVFQNLNSMNQTRYFRGEYLKKLNYRTAIQSDFFISRNISDQNLDIFRGTFDENLTEQLEYELIQSFNTSSFSAGSSWKFAGRAGKHQYGFLFHYGYLTFDLNSDLTQQQAPASSEIDEAGFLNQINFENQTLIFSFSDRIFLARNTVLKLQVEKQWFQNNIRQAGDDNQTTSDWLLNYQIGLNHTISSRHKFFFEHYSHNQLSSPLQAFNGRVFNSANSSVNFAGGLNIIEQTGLNWRYDFFDRTSYWKMAVSGNHFIQKNPFIIDFQNDGDLLFNITGFASPISNTQNRADLETSKMVFPVKSRVGIRGGLSQNLINRAVKGILLPIEPVNTTSIGFFWVSAFDRPINFRWESKRRNSRIISENLTSDFSFSNFQHQGSLTYSLMENLRLKLAYELITWDERKIDFLDFHADYTPWKNKGIHLQLNATNLLNNSELTFLNLSNTLKNSTTYSILPRLILLNVSFDIGRR; encoded by the coding sequence ATGGGAATTGTACTTGATGAGAAAACCGAACCAGTACCTTTTGCTTCGGTAATGCTTCTCAATCCCCAGGACTCCACAATCATAAATTTTGGCCAGACAAACTTCCAGGGGGAATTCCTCATTGTAAGTGAATACCCCGTACAACTATTTCTAAAAGTTTCCAGACTTGGATATCAGGATGCATATTATACAACTGAAAGCCTTGGTTTTCTGACACTTAATGTCCAGTCCAAAGAAATAGAACTCAATCAATATACTGTTGAATACCAGGAGCCCATGAGAATAAAAAGTGACACTACGACTTATGATGTAGCAGCTTTTAGTGATGGCTTCGAAAGAAATCTTGAAGAACTCCTGAAAAAAATTCCCGGAATGACCATCAGTGATAATGGAACTGTTTTCTTTAATGGGAAGGCTATAGATAAAATCCTGGTGGAAGGAGATGATTTTTTTTCGAAAAATTATAAGGTCTTATCCAGAAACATTCCACCGGGATTACTTGAAAGTATAGAAGCCATCGAAAATTTCAATGACAGAAAACTATTGAGAGGAATCGAAAACTCTGATAAAACTGTTTTGAATCTAAAATTTCAAAAAGGATTAAAAGCCTCACTTTTTGGCAATGGATCAATAGGGGGAGGATTGCCTCAGAATTATGAAGGAAACGCTGTTCTCTTCTCTTTATTGGATAAAATCAAGGTAGGATACATCGGCGATATCAATAATTCCGGAAAGGAAAGTTTAGCAGAATCCGAGGATTTTCTTTCATGGGAATCAACAGAATCCTTATTGATAAAACCTTACTTTTTAACCGCCGAGCTACCCTTAAATGCGTTTACCCCTTTCATCCCAAATCTTCCAAAAAGAAGATATAATATCAATAACGACTTATTACAGGCTTTACAGTTCAATGGCTCCAATAATAGGAATTATAAATCCAACACCTATGCGCTTTTTCAGCAGAACCGGATCAGAAATACCTTAGAGAACTTTAATAGTTTTTTTCTTAATAACAACACCTTTGATGTCAGGGAGACAGGAAATGGAAATTCAGGAATCCGGAATTTACAGCTTAGATCTGTCCACGATATAGAACTGGACAGCTTGTCCCAAATAACCTTTACATTGAGAGTAAATAATAGTTTAGAATCTTCTGTGTTAAACAGTACCGTGGAGACAGAGGACAGACAGGCCAGTGTTTTTCAAAATCTGAACTCCATGAACCAGACAAGGTATTTTAGAGGAGAGTATCTGAAAAAGTTAAATTACCGTACGGCCATACAGTCAGATTTTTTTATTTCACGAAATATTTCTGACCAAAATCTCGATATTTTCAGAGGAACATTTGACGAAAATCTTACGGAACAATTAGAATATGAACTGATTCAGTCTTTTAATACTTCTTCTTTTTCAGCGGGTAGCAGCTGGAAATTTGCCGGGCGAGCTGGAAAACACCAGTACGGGTTTCTTTTTCATTATGGATATTTAACTTTTGATCTCAATTCGGACCTTACCCAACAGCAGGCTCCTGCCTCATCTGAAATAGATGAAGCTGGTTTTTTGAATCAAATTAACTTTGAAAACCAAACGCTAATCTTCTCCTTTTCGGATCGGATTTTTTTGGCAAGAAATACTGTGCTTAAATTACAAGTTGAAAAACAATGGTTCCAAAATAATATTAGACAAGCTGGGGATGATAATCAGACTACATCGGATTGGCTACTAAACTACCAGATAGGATTAAACCATACTATCAGTTCCAGACACAAGTTCTTTTTTGAACATTACAGCCATAATCAACTTTCCTCACCATTACAGGCTTTTAACGGCAGAGTGTTTAACAGCGCAAATTCCAGCGTAAATTTTGCGGGTGGACTAAATATAATTGAGCAGACAGGGCTGAACTGGCGTTATGATTTTTTTGATCGTACGAGTTATTGGAAAATGGCTGTGTCAGGGAATCATTTTATTCAGAAAAACCCGTTCATTATTGATTTTCAAAATGATGGTGACCTGCTATTCAATATTACCGGTTTTGCTTCACCAATATCCAATACACAGAATAGAGCTGATTTGGAGACAAGCAAAATGGTGTTCCCGGTGAAGTCCAGAGTTGGAATAAGAGGTGGTTTATCCCAAAATTTGATCAATAGGGCTGTAAAAGGGATTTTACTGCCAATTGAACCTGTCAATACAACAAGCATTGGATTCTTCTGGGTAAGTGCATTCGATAGACCAATTAATTTCCGATGGGAATCGAAAAGAAGGAATTCCAGGATCATTTCAGAAAACTTAACATCTGATTTTTCATTTTCTAATTTCCAGCATCAAGGATCACTCACCTACAGCCTAATGGAAAACCTAAGACTTAAATTAGCTTATGAACTTATAACTTGGGATGAGAGAAAAATTGATTTCCTGGATTTTCATGCCGATTATACTCCATGGAAGAATAAAGGAATCCATTTACAGCTCAATGCTACCAATTTGCTGAATAATTCGGAACTCACCTTTCTGAATCTTTCAAACACCCTGAAGAATAGTACAACCTATTCTATCCTTCCCAGATTAATTTTGTTAAATGTGTCTTTTGATATTGGAAGAAGATAG
- a CDS encoding GLPGLI family protein has protein sequence MKTYILLLIITIVVGLFSLDIQAQEGKITYRAYSGKLAIASPPNENGYPNEYEIEKATLYFSTSKSLFIQDQNKVVVQFISSPNGTERIEVPRNNLDPYGTVFFLDFLTQEQYTRESFWNKSTFANIKEEILPIDWKITDEKKTIGKYASIKATATILGREWEAWFTPEIQVPFGPWRLNGLPGLILEAYDSTLDFMYHLSNVEIPHAFTPHIETDIVFSEKLLSRSEFNKENTTKKEKYISYMKSVALENDGKVEIRFYPQIDLSAKSLKK, from the coding sequence ATGAAAACTTATATTTTATTACTGATCATCACTATTGTGGTCGGTCTTTTCTCATTAGATATTCAAGCCCAGGAAGGCAAAATTACTTATCGGGCCTATTCAGGAAAATTGGCTATTGCATCCCCTCCAAATGAAAACGGTTATCCAAACGAATATGAAATCGAAAAGGCAACCTTATATTTTTCGACTTCAAAGTCCCTGTTTATTCAGGATCAGAATAAGGTAGTTGTCCAATTCATTTCTTCTCCCAATGGCACTGAACGGATAGAGGTTCCAAGAAACAATCTTGACCCATATGGAACGGTTTTTTTCCTAGATTTTTTGACACAGGAACAGTATACCAGAGAGTCTTTCTGGAATAAAAGTACGTTCGCAAACATTAAAGAGGAGATTTTACCAATAGATTGGAAAATTACCGACGAGAAGAAAACAATTGGGAAATATGCTAGCATTAAGGCCACCGCAACAATATTAGGTAGAGAGTGGGAAGCTTGGTTTACCCCTGAAATCCAAGTGCCTTTTGGTCCCTGGAGATTAAATGGACTGCCGGGACTTATCCTTGAAGCCTATGATTCAACATTGGATTTTATGTACCATTTGTCTAACGTAGAAATTCCCCATGCATTTACGCCTCACATAGAAACAGATATTGTTTTTTCGGAAAAACTTCTTAGTAGGTCAGAATTTAATAAAGAGAATACAACTAAAAAAGAAAAATATATTTCTTACATGAAATCTGTCGCACTTGAAAATGACGGGAAAGTAGAGATCAGATTCTATCCGCAAATAGATTTATCAGCGAAATCTCTCAAAAAGTGA
- a CDS encoding sensor histidine kinase has protein sequence MVWLVASLALALQLFRIWDTYESLRQKFHRDIKTALDKAVEHYYLEFGTRTISIRTDSFEKLNEIDEGTSIPKEPSNSKVQRAGNELVNEDFTENKWAVVKVSKDTVNMLLLKGFLDNEMDYYGLKGTYSIRHSLRGVEINEIATGNFSNQGYTITSDTREIPLSHKIEFTYHPDFSYIFIQGGIEILLSIIFLLLFIFALWKLYSTAKRQRDLVTLKNDFVNNLSHEFKTPISAAKVAIEAAHNFNPENNIEKNKKYLKIAGNYLDQVSDMIDRLLESASFESESDVLEKNEIDLVKMIEGILKESPFDHHYDRIEFFSNTSSVKIQADQFHMKRSLVNVMDNALKYGGQKIIIRLEIDQKEVSLSISDNGPGIAKEEMPKIFEQFYRIPGENLHLVKGHGIGLFFAKKVIEAHNGTIELNLKNGWTNFIIKIPKVS, from the coding sequence ATGGTATGGCTTGTTGCCTCATTGGCATTAGCATTACAGCTGTTCCGAATCTGGGACACCTATGAATCGCTGCGCCAAAAATTTCATAGGGACATCAAAACAGCATTGGATAAAGCTGTCGAACATTATTATCTTGAATTTGGAACCCGGACTATATCCATTAGAACAGATTCCTTTGAAAAATTAAATGAAATTGATGAGGGAACATCTATTCCAAAGGAACCAAGCAATTCAAAAGTTCAGCGTGCAGGGAATGAGTTGGTAAATGAGGATTTTACTGAAAACAAATGGGCTGTAGTCAAAGTCTCCAAAGACACCGTAAACATGTTGCTGCTCAAAGGTTTTCTTGACAATGAAATGGACTACTATGGCTTAAAAGGAACTTACAGTATCAGGCATTCCTTAAGGGGCGTGGAAATAAATGAAATAGCAACTGGGAACTTTTCAAACCAGGGATACACCATTACATCGGATACAAGAGAAATCCCATTAAGCCATAAGATTGAATTCACTTATCATCCAGATTTTTCATACATATTCATCCAGGGAGGGATAGAGATATTGCTGTCAATAATATTTCTGCTCCTGTTTATTTTTGCACTTTGGAAGTTATATAGTACAGCAAAAAGACAAAGGGATTTAGTCACATTGAAAAATGATTTTGTTAATAATTTAAGCCATGAATTTAAAACACCCATTTCAGCGGCAAAAGTTGCCATTGAGGCAGCACACAACTTCAACCCTGAAAACAATATAGAAAAAAATAAAAAATACCTCAAAATTGCCGGCAACTATCTCGATCAGGTATCTGATATGATTGACCGTTTATTGGAGTCTGCAAGTTTTGAATCTGAAAGTGATGTTTTGGAGAAAAATGAAATCGATTTGGTGAAAATGATTGAAGGCATTTTAAAGGAATCTCCATTTGATCATCATTATGATCGAATTGAATTCTTTAGCAATACTTCTTCTGTTAAAATTCAGGCAGATCAATTCCATATGAAAAGGTCGCTTGTGAATGTAATGGACAATGCTTTAAAATATGGTGGACAAAAAATAATCATTAGACTTGAAATAGACCAAAAAGAAGTGTCCTTGTCCATTTCTGATAATGGTCCTGGCATTGCAAAGGAAGAAATGCCTAAAATCTTCGAACAGTTCTACAGGATTCCAGGGGAAAATCTGCATCTCGTTAAAGGTCATGGAATAGGGCTGTTCTTTGCCAAAAAAGTCATTGAGGCACACAATGGAACTATTGAATTGAACTTGAAAAATGGATGGACCAATTTTATAATTAAAATCCCGAAAGTATCATGA
- a CDS encoding response regulator transcription factor — protein MKGKILLAEDEISLGEIIKESLDSRGFAVEHVGCGKKAIEVFKSFSPDIVVLDIMMPNKDGFEVSREIRMLDRNVPIIFLTAKNRTQDVIDGFENGANDFIKKPFSMEELIVRINSHLRISKINFEQQWVSIGKYKFNFEHQILDLHGKETVLTYKESVLLNELIKKQNQVLDRSYILKLVWGTDDFFSARSMDVFITKIRKYLKDDPLIKIVNIRGIGYKLVV, from the coding sequence ATGAAAGGAAAGATTTTACTTGCAGAAGACGAGATTTCTTTGGGAGAAATCATCAAAGAAAGTCTTGATAGTAGAGGTTTTGCAGTAGAACATGTTGGATGTGGCAAAAAAGCAATCGAAGTATTCAAGTCCTTCTCACCTGATATTGTCGTTTTGGACATTATGATGCCCAATAAAGACGGTTTTGAGGTTTCAAGAGAAATCAGAATGTTGGACCGAAATGTCCCAATAATTTTTCTAACAGCAAAAAACAGAACCCAGGATGTTATAGATGGATTTGAAAACGGGGCCAATGATTTTATTAAGAAGCCTTTCAGTATGGAAGAACTCATAGTAAGAATAAATTCTCATTTGCGAATTTCGAAAATCAATTTTGAACAACAGTGGGTATCTATTGGGAAATATAAATTCAATTTTGAACACCAGATTCTGGATCTACATGGGAAAGAAACCGTTCTGACCTATAAGGAATCAGTACTATTAAATGAATTGATCAAAAAGCAGAATCAGGTTTTGGACAGGTCCTATATTTTAAAGCTTGTCTGGGGGACGGATGATTTTTTTTCCGCAAGAAGTATGGATGTATTCATCACCAAAATCCGGAAATATCTTAAAGATGATCCTTTAATAAAAATTGTTAACATCAGAGGTATTGGATATAAGTTGGTTGTTTGA
- a CDS encoding IS1595 family transposase: MTILQFLQYFPDEESCEIYIKESREKAGICCKSCKSITKHYWFSGGKFFECSQCRRRSSLKSGTVMENSKISLHTWMLAFIFMSATKKGFSCLEFQRQVGLSRYDTAFRLMHKIRAMMGKRDSLYILNDMIEFDECFVEVATPKQVKQHLKRGKGSQRQAKVAVAAESTPLEDPKTGKKDRACGYYKMEVIGKVDADHVNKFIKKNAAGDIVLFTDKNTAYVDIADIVDTHYMVVSDKVSVNETLKWVHKGISNLKRNLLGIHHMITYKYLQNYLNEFVYKLNRRYFGERLFDRLIVAAVHPYVQ, encoded by the coding sequence ATGACGATACTTCAATTTCTACAATACTTTCCAGATGAAGAAAGCTGCGAAATTTATATCAAAGAGAGCAGAGAAAAGGCAGGCATATGCTGTAAAAGCTGCAAATCCATTACCAAGCATTACTGGTTCAGTGGTGGAAAATTCTTTGAGTGCAGTCAATGCAGAAGGAGGAGCTCCCTAAAAAGTGGAACAGTAATGGAAAACAGTAAGATATCTCTTCACACCTGGATGTTGGCTTTTATTTTCATGTCAGCTACTAAGAAGGGCTTTTCCTGTCTTGAATTCCAAAGGCAGGTTGGATTGTCAAGGTATGACACTGCCTTCAGACTGATGCATAAGATACGTGCCATGATGGGTAAAAGGGATTCCCTGTATATCTTAAATGACATGATTGAGTTTGATGAATGCTTTGTAGAAGTTGCAACTCCAAAACAGGTAAAACAGCATCTTAAACGAGGAAAAGGTAGCCAAAGACAGGCAAAAGTAGCTGTTGCTGCTGAATCTACCCCTCTTGAAGATCCCAAAACTGGAAAGAAGGACAGGGCATGTGGCTATTATAAAATGGAAGTAATCGGAAAAGTGGATGCAGATCATGTCAACAAATTCATTAAGAAGAATGCAGCTGGAGATATCGTCCTGTTTACCGACAAAAACACAGCCTATGTTGACATTGCAGATATTGTTGACACACATTATATGGTCGTTTCAGATAAAGTAAGTGTCAATGAAACCCTAAAATGGGTACATAAGGGAATCAGTAACCTAAAAAGAAATCTCTTGGGAATACATCACATGATCACGTATAAATATTTACAGAACTACCTCAATGAATTTGTCTATAAGCTTAACCGAAGATATTTTGGAGAAAGGTTATTTGACAGACTGATTGTTGCAGCTGTTCATCCTTACGTGCAGTAA